Proteins found in one Triticum urartu cultivar G1812 chromosome 4, Tu2.1, whole genome shotgun sequence genomic segment:
- the LOC125554344 gene encoding uncharacterized protein LOC125554344: protein MAAGNPRLPNFILLDAATRISDLRNGTATAWALTTAGLTIQVSLVVAAPPRLSHFCVCCPGRDATAFADAPRVVCSTGDHALIRAGFTTGDSPQHFIYRARGPDGRPSLDLIPDLIDYYSRQEILSLPLGFVSSRDHLVIAALSYGPTDLQYYLHTLSSEPRSTWSKKLLLVELPHGLSKKPFVIDHSKVIALGGGLLGWIDLWEGILICDVLDPGMAPLRLVPMPKLLPSNRQLCDQQSLARAVRDVTFSRGYIRCVELEELVELRVRTVPPLPDPSDMDELQDSECTIDPPQEDGEEYVTVGWRLITWYRALTWNCWRKGIMVHSDELGTVSLPQLGGGGACGLKLPLKDLRVAAPILCSDGDAVYLASALHERDPPAWIVAVDTRRKSVEELMPYSAKGLYLYDPTYIPYVLTEYLNDKADGAQVQTQNACHHTPRNFDGSEKKRQRLSHTEYEV, encoded by the exons ATGGCCGCCGGCAACCCCCGCCTCCCCAACTTCATCCTCCTCGACGCGGCCacccgcatcagcgatctccgcAACGGAACCGCCACCGCGTGGGCCTTGACGACGGCGGGCCTCACCATACAGGTCTCCTTGGTGGTGGCCGCGCCGCCGCGCCTCTCCCACTTCTGCGTCTGCTGCCCCGGCCGCGACGCGACCGCCTTCGCGGACGCGCCCAGGGTCGTCTGCTCCACGGGGGACCACGCCCTCATCCGGGCCGGCTTCACCACCGGCGACTCTCCGCAGCACTTCATCTACCGGGCCAGGGGCCCCGACGGCCGGCCGTCGCTTGACCTGATCCCGGACTTGATTGATTATTACTCCCGGCAAGAGATTTTGAGTCTGCCCCTCGGGTTTGTCTCCAGCCGCGACCACTTGGTCATAGCGGCTCTGAGCTACGGGCCGACGGACTTGCAGTACTATCTCCACACGCTCAGCTCCGAGCCGCGGTCCACCTGGTCCAAGAAGCTGCTGCTGGTGGAGCTCCCCCATGGATTATCCAAGAAACCGTTTGTGATCGATCACAGCAAGGTGATTGCCCTTGGAGGCGGGCTGCTGGGATGGATCGATCTCTGGGAGGGCATCCTGATCTGCGACGTGCTTGACCCTGGGATGGCCCCGTTGCGCTTGGTGCCGATGCCCAAGCTGCTGCCCAGCAACAGACAACTCTGTGACCAGCAATCTTTGGCACGGGCGGTTCGGGACGTCACCTTCAGCCGTGGCTACATCAGATGCGTCGAACTTGAGGAGCTGGTAGAACTCAGAGTCAGAACTGTGCCGCCTCTTCCTGACCCCTCGGACATGGATGAGCTACAAGACTCGGAATGCACCATCGATCCGCCCCAGGAGGATGGGGAAGAATATGTTACCGTTGGTTGGAGGCTCATCACATGGTACAGGGCATTGACTTGGAACTGTTGGCGCAAGGGGATCATGGTTCATTCCGATGAGCTCGGTACTGTCTCCTTGCCTCAGCTAGGAGGTGGTGGTGCCTGTGGTTTAAAACTGCCACTCAAGGACCTCAGAGTAGCTGCTCCTATTCTGTGCAGCGACGGTGATGCTGTTTACCTCGCGTCCGCGCTGCATGAGCGGGACCCACCTGCATGGATTGTCGCTGTTGACACTAGGAGGAAGTCGGTGGAAGAGCTTATGCCATACTCTGCAAAGGGGCTGTATCTTTACGATCCGACCTACATTCCATATGTGCTGACCGAATATCTGAATGATAAAGCAG ATGGAGCTCAGGTACAGACGCAAAATGCTTGTCATCACACTCCACGAAACTTTGATGGGTCCGAGAAGAAGCGGCAGCGACTTTCACATACAGAATATGAAGTCTGA